A genomic segment from Acidobacteriota bacterium encodes:
- a CDS encoding aldehyde dehydrogenase family protein has protein sequence MGGAKSESLPHVPLLRGGEVYRSLSTSTLTDLRTGETVAEMSQALPGMISRDLLDAEKSRRALEEHSTEELVAICRRAAALFLDAELPLAEPDGVLQSRDDYLQQLAATAGMPVAMGRSNMDKIVRTLESMEAVLGGLTRGLDLTILDQGYGVQDDRRLSYLRQADSLGVVLPNNSPGVHTLWLPSIPLKTPLTLRPGSAEPWTPLRICQAFLAAGCPPQALGLYPSGHDGANQVLLSCRRAMVFGDQSTVERWSSDLRVQAHGPGWSKVFLDRAEGENWRQHLDLIAESVAANGGRSCINLSSVRTAAAGRELALALAERLAAVEARPLDDSDAELAAFANPAVARRISEIIDQQLAQGGAEDLTARFRSGGRVAEAGGCTFLLPTVIWCDEPSHPLAEAEYGFPFVSVLEVPEDQLVETACLTLVATVLGEGSDLRRRALAAEHIDRLNFGAIPTHHIAWDQPHEGNLFDHLYKQRAFQAA, from the coding sequence ATGGGTGGTGCAAAGAGCGAGAGCCTGCCTCATGTTCCCCTGCTGCGGGGCGGTGAGGTCTACCGCAGCCTGAGCACCTCCACCCTCACTGACCTGCGCACCGGCGAAACGGTGGCGGAGATGAGCCAGGCTCTGCCAGGGATGATCTCCCGGGACCTGCTGGATGCGGAAAAGTCCCGGCGGGCGTTGGAGGAGCACTCTACGGAGGAGCTGGTGGCCATCTGCCGTCGTGCCGCGGCGCTCTTCCTCGACGCCGAGCTGCCCCTGGCGGAGCCCGACGGCGTGCTCCAGAGCCGCGATGACTATCTGCAGCAGCTCGCCGCCACCGCCGGCATGCCGGTGGCCATGGGGCGCTCCAACATGGACAAGATCGTGCGCACCCTGGAGAGCATGGAGGCGGTGCTCGGCGGTCTCACCCGCGGGCTCGATCTGACCATCCTGGACCAGGGCTACGGCGTTCAGGACGACCGCCGCTTGAGCTATCTGCGCCAGGCCGACTCCCTCGGTGTGGTGCTGCCCAACAACTCCCCCGGGGTGCACACCCTATGGCTGCCGTCCATTCCCCTCAAGACGCCCCTGACCCTGCGCCCCGGCAGCGCCGAGCCGTGGACGCCGTTGCGCATCTGCCAGGCGTTCCTCGCCGCCGGCTGCCCGCCGCAGGCCTTGGGGCTCTACCCCAGCGGTCACGACGGCGCCAACCAGGTCCTCCTCTCCTGCCGCCGGGCCATGGTCTTCGGCGACCAGTCGACGGTGGAGCGGTGGAGTAGCGATCTGCGGGTGCAGGCCCACGGACCGGGGTGGAGCAAGGTCTTCCTGGACCGGGCGGAGGGCGAGAATTGGCGTCAGCACCTGGATCTAATCGCCGAGTCGGTGGCGGCCAACGGCGGCCGTTCCTGCATTAACCTCTCCAGCGTCCGCACCGCCGCTGCCGGCCGCGAGCTGGCGTTGGCGCTGGCGGAGCGGCTGGCGGCGGTGGAGGCCCGGCCCCTGGACGATTCCGATGCCGAGCTGGCGGCCTTCGCCAACCCGGCGGTGGCCCGGCGCATCAGCGAGATCATCGATCAACAGCTGGCCCAGGGTGGCGCCGAGGACCTCACCGCCCGCTTCCGCTCCGGCGGCCGGGTGGCGGAGGCCGGCGGTTGCACCTTCCTGCTGCCGACGGTGATCTGGTGCGACGAGCCCAGCCACCCGCTGGCGGAAGCGGAATACGGTTTCCCCTTCGTTTCGGTCCTCGAGGTGCCGGAAGATCAACTGGTGGAGACCGCCTGCCTGACCCTGGTGGCGACGGTGTTGGGGGAAGGTTCGGACCTGCGACGCCGGGCCCTGGCGGCGGAGCACATCGACCGCCTCAACTTCGGTGCCATTCCCACCCACCACATCGCGTGGGATCAGCCGCATGAAGGGAACCTCTTCGATCACCTCTACAAGCAACGTGCCTTCCAAGCTGCTTGA
- a CDS encoding PQQ-binding-like beta-propeller repeat protein translates to MNRTRAIVLSVLAPLLLLGTGAVTFDAGAADTAMLGNTPSRNMADQARGLPTSWDPHSGANIKWSQEVGSQSYAGPVVAEGRVYVGTNNEAPRDPSITGDKGVLMAFDAEKGTFLWQLVHDKLVAGRVNDWPLQGICSTPYVDGEDVYYVSNRAEIVRADARGFADEENDGPFTEERKKTTDHGDIEWQLDMINELDVFPHNLAAGSPIVVDGVLFTVTGNGVDEGHINVPSPFAPSFLAVDAKTGKVLWEDATPGEKILHGSWSNPAYGVMGGKAQVVFPGGDGWLYSFDPKSGELIWKFDCNPKDSEWRLGGAGTRNNIIAMPVIHNDRVYISVGQDPEHGEGLGHLYALDGTLEGDITEKGVIWHRGGEDFHRSMSTVAIEDDIVYVSDLTGFLYALDIDTGKEHWKYDTFAAVWGSPYVADGKVYLGDEDGDVVVLKTGKEMEVLSEVNMGSAVYTTPIAKDGVLYILSRKELFAIEEGAGKKAPAETEAKAAAGR, encoded by the coding sequence ATGAACCGAACTCGCGCGATCGTCCTTTCCGTCCTGGCTCCGCTCCTCCTGCTGGGGACCGGCGCCGTCACTTTCGACGCCGGGGCCGCGGACACCGCCATGCTCGGCAACACCCCGAGCCGCAACATGGCGGACCAGGCCCGCGGGCTGCCCACCTCCTGGGATCCCCACAGCGGCGCCAACATCAAATGGTCCCAGGAAGTGGGTTCCCAGAGCTACGCTGGTCCGGTGGTCGCCGAGGGGCGGGTCTACGTGGGCACCAACAACGAGGCTCCGCGGGATCCCTCCATCACCGGCGACAAGGGCGTTCTCATGGCCTTCGACGCCGAGAAGGGCACTTTCCTATGGCAGCTGGTGCACGACAAGCTGGTCGCCGGCCGGGTCAACGATTGGCCGCTGCAGGGCATCTGCTCGACTCCCTACGTCGACGGTGAGGACGTTTACTACGTTTCCAACCGCGCCGAGATCGTGCGTGCCGACGCCCGCGGCTTCGCCGACGAAGAGAACGACGGCCCGTTCACCGAGGAGCGCAAGAAGACCACCGACCACGGCGACATCGAGTGGCAGTTGGACATGATCAACGAACTCGACGTCTTCCCCCACAACCTCGCCGCCGGCTCGCCCATCGTGGTGGACGGAGTGCTCTTCACCGTCACCGGCAACGGCGTCGACGAAGGACACATCAACGTTCCGTCTCCCTTCGCGCCGAGCTTCCTGGCGGTGGACGCCAAGACCGGCAAGGTCCTGTGGGAGGACGCCACCCCCGGGGAGAAGATTCTCCACGGCAGCTGGTCCAATCCCGCCTACGGGGTCATGGGGGGCAAGGCCCAGGTGGTCTTCCCCGGCGGTGACGGCTGGCTCTACTCCTTCGATCCCAAGAGCGGCGAGCTGATCTGGAAGTTCGACTGCAATCCCAAGGATTCGGAGTGGCGGCTGGGCGGCGCCGGAACCCGCAACAACATCATCGCCATGCCGGTGATCCACAACGACCGGGTCTACATCTCCGTCGGCCAGGATCCGGAGCACGGCGAAGGCCTCGGCCACCTCTACGCCCTCGACGGCACCCTGGAGGGGGACATCACCGAGAAGGGTGTGATCTGGCACCGCGGCGGGGAGGATTTCCACCGCTCCATGTCGACGGTGGCCATCGAGGACGACATCGTCTACGTCTCGGACCTCACCGGCTTCCTCTACGCCCTCGACATCGACACCGGCAAGGAGCATTGGAAGTACGACACCTTCGCCGCCGTCTGGGGCTCCCCCTACGTCGCCGACGGCAAGGTCTACCTGGGGGACGAGGACGGTGACGTGGTGGTGCTCAAGACCGGCAAGGAGATGGAAGTGCTCTCCGAGGTCAACATGGGCAGCGCCGTCTACACCACCCCCATCGCCAAGGACGGGGTGCTCTACATCCTCAGCCGCAAAGAGCTCTTCGCCATCGAAGAGGGCGCGGGCAAGAAGGCGCCCGCCGAGACAGAAGCCAAGGCTGCCGCCGGCCGCTGA
- a CDS encoding PQQ-binding-like beta-propeller repeat protein, producing the protein MRNRLSPLNTRFFRWLDLPPAIPALLVLALVALASSLVAGPAFAESEPAESEPAETGQWAQWRGPDGTGVSPQTGLIDSWNLEGENLVWRADFTGRSTPVAFDGRVCANGRRGTDVERQAVVACWDAGTGELLWERRFNIFLTTVPFNRVGWGNPAGDPETGYLYVHTVDGKLLALDRDGETVWSWRLGEDVGRFSGYGGRTHTPLIDGDQLILSVINSNWGDQGAPRHRYFSFDKRTGEVQWVSTPGGGPADLNTHSTPVITEIDGQRLIIGGNADGGIYAVKAGTGEKVWGFNLSKRGINASVVVDGSRVYAAHSEENVDEGTMGRVVAIDGTGSGDITGSHELWRAAIGAGYASPTLHEGVLYVADNSANIHALNAADGKALWESNYGNVGKGSPVWADGKLYVTEVNGNFVILKVGPDGATKLDEEHIEMPGGRYAEIYSSPAIAYDRIYFTTENGIFALGDKDAPFEAEDAPAPPRPAKAPADAEAAVLQVVPAELILRPGESQDFTARVFDAKGRLIKEVDAKWSLAGLQGKVADDGTFQPDAAAGSQAGKVQATFGGLTASARVRIGGDLPLAENFDSLEPGGKRSYWIGSGKFEVVERDGEMMLMKPPSDRGIHRHHMLIGRSDLDNYTIQTDAMGTQEGRRRPDVGLINSGYTMDLQGNHQRLVLRTWDAELRVEERTDFAWDMDTWYTLKMQVAQEGDKAVIRGKVWKKGEPEPEEWTLTAEDPLPVTSGSPGLFGYSPVNLFFDNVTVVENP; encoded by the coding sequence ATGCGCAACCGACTCTCTCCCCTGAATACAAGATTCTTCCGCTGGCTCGACCTGCCGCCGGCGATTCCGGCGCTGCTCGTCTTGGCTCTGGTGGCCCTGGCTTCGAGCCTGGTCGCTGGTCCAGCTTTCGCCGAATCCGAACCGGCCGAATCCGAACCGGCCGAAACTGGGCAGTGGGCTCAATGGCGGGGACCTGACGGCACCGGCGTGTCGCCTCAGACCGGCCTCATCGACAGCTGGAATCTGGAGGGCGAGAACCTGGTCTGGCGGGCCGACTTCACCGGCCGCTCGACGCCGGTGGCCTTCGACGGCCGGGTGTGCGCCAACGGCCGCCGCGGCACTGACGTGGAGCGCCAGGCGGTGGTGGCGTGCTGGGACGCCGGCACCGGCGAGCTGCTGTGGGAGCGGCGATTCAACATCTTCCTCACCACCGTGCCGTTCAATCGGGTGGGCTGGGGCAATCCGGCGGGAGATCCGGAGACCGGCTACCTCTACGTGCACACGGTGGACGGCAAGCTGCTGGCCCTCGACCGGGACGGCGAGACCGTGTGGTCCTGGCGCCTGGGGGAGGACGTGGGACGCTTCTCCGGCTACGGCGGCCGCACCCACACGCCGTTGATCGACGGCGATCAGCTGATCCTCAGCGTGATCAACAGCAATTGGGGCGACCAGGGCGCACCGCGGCACCGCTACTTCTCCTTCGACAAGCGCACCGGTGAGGTGCAGTGGGTCTCCACCCCCGGCGGTGGTCCGGCGGATCTCAACACGCACTCGACGCCGGTGATCACCGAGATCGACGGCCAGCGGCTGATCATCGGTGGCAACGCCGACGGCGGCATCTACGCCGTCAAGGCCGGTACCGGCGAGAAGGTCTGGGGCTTCAACCTCAGCAAGCGCGGCATCAACGCCTCGGTGGTGGTGGACGGCAGCCGCGTCTACGCCGCCCACAGCGAGGAGAACGTGGACGAGGGCACCATGGGCCGGGTGGTGGCCATCGACGGCACCGGCAGCGGGGACATCACCGGCAGTCACGAGCTGTGGCGCGCCGCCATCGGCGCCGGCTACGCTTCGCCGACCCTGCACGAAGGCGTGCTCTACGTGGCGGACAACTCCGCCAACATCCATGCCCTCAACGCCGCCGACGGCAAGGCTCTGTGGGAGAGCAATTACGGCAACGTCGGCAAGGGCTCGCCGGTGTGGGCCGACGGCAAGCTCTACGTCACCGAGGTCAACGGCAACTTCGTGATTCTCAAGGTCGGCCCCGACGGCGCCACCAAGCTCGATGAGGAGCACATCGAGATGCCCGGCGGGCGCTACGCGGAGATCTACTCCTCGCCGGCCATCGCCTACGACCGCATCTACTTCACCACCGAGAACGGCATCTTCGCCCTGGGGGACAAGGACGCCCCCTTCGAGGCCGAGGATGCTCCGGCGCCGCCCAGGCCCGCCAAGGCACCGGCGGACGCCGAAGCGGCGGTGTTGCAGGTGGTGCCGGCGGAGCTGATTCTGCGACCCGGTGAGAGCCAAGACTTTACCGCCCGGGTCTTCGACGCCAAGGGCCGGTTGATCAAGGAAGTGGACGCGAAGTGGTCCCTGGCGGGGCTCCAGGGCAAGGTCGCCGACGACGGCACCTTCCAGCCCGATGCCGCCGCCGGCAGCCAGGCGGGGAAGGTCCAGGCCACCTTCGGCGGTCTCACCGCCAGCGCCCGAGTGCGCATCGGCGGGGACCTGCCGCTGGCGGAGAATTTCGACTCCCTCGAGCCCGGCGGCAAGCGTTCCTATTGGATCGGCTCGGGCAAATTCGAGGTGGTGGAGCGGGACGGCGAGATGATGCTGATGAAGCCGCCGTCAGACCGCGGCATCCATCGCCATCACATGCTCATCGGCCGTTCGGACCTCGACAACTACACCATCCAGACCGATGCCATGGGCACCCAGGAAGGGCGCCGGCGTCCCGACGTGGGGCTGATCAACAGCGGCTACACCATGGACCTCCAGGGCAACCACCAACGGCTGGTGCTGCGCACCTGGGACGCCGAGCTGCGGGTCGAAGAGCGTACCGATTTCGCCTGGGATATGGACACCTGGTACACCCTCAAGATGCAGGTTGCCCAGGAAGGGGACAAAGCGGTGATCCGAGGTAAGGTGTGGAAGAAAGGCGAGCCGGAGCCGGAGGAGTGGACCCTCACCGCCGAGGATCCGCTGCCGGTGACCAGTGGCAGCCCGGGGCTGTTCGGCTACTCGCCGGTCAACCTCTTCTTCGACAATGTCACCGTGGTCGAAAACCCTTGA
- a CDS encoding sigma 54-interacting transcriptional regulator, translated as MADDSQTRTAHSLVEPGQWGSERLRRSRPPVPALTVLYHPQASRVGERCLLSALSSQRSVRLARMEPFFSQPSVQPAGQPSRAPQRPLEDLYISRTPLRLLPQSGGWLRLEKGESRTPLEIDGVPVEHQVELSPAQLESGVILMLARRVVLVLHLYQPEDDPPPRHPALVGESSAMMQVRQDIQRVADLDVPVLVRGETGTGKELVARAIHDASQRRREPYLAVNIGAVPASLAASELFGAVKGAFTGSVKPSAGYFQRAEAGTLFLDEVGETPPEVQVALLRVLETGEIQRVGSAQAQKVNVRLLAATDADLEAAIESGGFKAPLLHRLCGFEIVLPPLRRRRDDFGRLFFHFLRRELREVGEEHRLEAELGGRDPWLPASLVAGLAMQGWPGNVRQLRNVVRQMVIGSRGGDRLMVGPQVERMLRSGNARGFSPPPRTSSEGAGAAGSVGAQDTPRPPSREDLREESREVPREPAAKSHRSPSDVGDEELVAALKAHRWKLKPTARALGLARSSLYMLVDRHPSIRKASELSREEIEACRQECGGDLEAMVDRLEVSAAGLRQRLRELNG; from the coding sequence TTGTCGGCGCTGTCCTCGCAGCGCTCGGTGCGGCTGGCGCGCATGGAGCCCTTCTTCAGCCAACCCTCCGTCCAGCCGGCGGGCCAGCCTAGCCGCGCTCCCCAGCGACCGCTGGAAGACCTCTACATCAGCCGCACACCCTTGCGTCTGCTGCCCCAATCCGGCGGCTGGCTGCGCTTGGAGAAGGGCGAGAGCCGCACGCCCCTGGAGATCGACGGGGTGCCGGTGGAACATCAGGTCGAGCTTTCGCCGGCGCAGCTGGAGTCTGGGGTGATCTTGATGCTGGCGCGCCGGGTAGTGCTGGTGCTGCACCTCTACCAGCCCGAGGACGACCCGCCTCCCCGACACCCCGCGCTGGTGGGGGAGAGCTCCGCCATGATGCAGGTGCGGCAGGACATCCAGCGGGTGGCGGATCTCGACGTCCCGGTGCTGGTGCGGGGGGAGACCGGAACCGGCAAGGAGCTGGTGGCTCGGGCCATCCACGACGCCAGCCAGCGGCGCCGGGAACCGTACTTAGCGGTGAACATCGGTGCCGTGCCCGCCTCCCTGGCGGCTTCCGAGCTCTTCGGAGCGGTGAAGGGGGCCTTCACCGGCTCGGTGAAGCCCAGCGCCGGCTATTTCCAGCGCGCCGAGGCCGGCACCCTCTTCCTCGACGAAGTGGGGGAGACGCCGCCGGAGGTCCAGGTGGCTCTGCTGCGAGTGCTGGAGACCGGGGAAATCCAGCGGGTAGGCAGCGCCCAGGCGCAGAAGGTCAACGTCCGGCTGCTCGCCGCCACCGATGCGGACCTGGAAGCGGCCATCGAATCCGGAGGCTTCAAGGCGCCGCTGCTGCACCGTCTGTGCGGCTTCGAGATCGTCCTGCCGCCGCTGCGCCGGCGCCGGGACGACTTCGGCCGGCTCTTCTTCCACTTCCTGCGCCGGGAGCTGCGGGAGGTCGGGGAGGAGCATCGGCTGGAAGCGGAGCTGGGCGGCCGCGATCCCTGGCTGCCGGCGTCCTTGGTGGCGGGGCTGGCGATGCAGGGGTGGCCGGGCAACGTGCGCCAGCTGCGCAATGTGGTGCGCCAGATGGTCATCGGCAGCCGTGGCGGTGACCGGCTGATGGTGGGGCCGCAGGTCGAGCGCATGCTGCGCTCCGGCAACGCCCGAGGTTTTTCGCCACCGCCTCGGACCTCGTCGGAGGGCGCGGGCGCGGCGGGCTCGGTGGGCGCTCAAGACACTCCGAGGCCTCCTTCCCGGGAGGACCTCCGGGAGGAGTCCCGAGAGGTGCCCCGAGAGCCTGCGGCGAAGAGTCATCGCTCGCCGTCGGACGTTGGGGACGAGGAGCTCGTGGCGGCCCTCAAGGCCCACCGCTGGAAGCTCAAACCCACCGCCCGGGCCCTGGGGCTGGCCCGTTCGTCCCTCTACATGCTGGTGGACCGCCACCCGAGTATCCGCAAGGCTTCGGAGCTCAGCCGGGAGGAGATCGAAGCCTGCCGGCAAGAGTGCGGCGGCGACCTGGAGGCCATGGTGGATCGCCTGGAAGTCTCCGCCGCCGGGCTGCGCCAGCGGCTGCGGGAGCTCAACGGTTAG